A segment of the Salvelinus namaycush isolate Seneca chromosome 3, SaNama_1.0, whole genome shotgun sequence genome:
ccccatagagactgccagaggtccggacaaaaTGTGATAATCACGTGGAATTATGAATTTCTCTTATTGTTTTAacagaatttttttattttttattgctgTTTAAACGTTAGactttttccatttgtcacatccctataTTCCAACACCTGATATTTGACCATAATGAACCATATTTCTCTCTGCCACAGTGAAGGCGGTGTGTTTAAAGCACATCTCACGTTTCCCAAAGACTACCCTCTCAGGCCACCTAAAATGAAATTTATCACAGATTTATGGCACCCTAATGGTAAGTATGAGTGTATTGCACTGTTTTCTCTTGAAattattaacacttttttgtctGTTTACTGTTGGGGAAATGTAGGCTATCCCTCAGGAGGATCAGTAGTGTTTGTCAGTAAAGTAATCCTTTTTTGTAACCCACCAAAATCCCTTACTCTGGCAGTTatttgcacgcacacacacacacacacacgcatgtacacagAAATAAGTAAATAAATCTGTTCTAATTTCATGTCTCTTATCCTGTTTGCAGTTGACAAGAACGGTGACGTATGTATATCTATTTTGCACGAGCCTGGTGAAGATAAGTACGGCTATGAGAAGCCTGAGGAGCGCTGGCTGCCCATCCACACAGTGGAAACCATTATGATTAGTGTTATTTCCATGTTGGCGGACCCTAACGGAGACTCGCCTGCCAATGTTGACGCTGCAGTAAGTCTCATTTTCACCTGAGGGGCCAAATCAGGGGTTTGAGCTCACTCTGATTACGGTTCTTTATAAATCGACAATCTGTGGATGGTTATTTAGGACAAAAGgagttaaaggcccagtgcagtcaaaaacatgatttcctgtgttttatatatatttccacactgaggttataataatattgtgaaatattgtgaagagctgtttgaaaagaccacctgaaatttcagcctgttttggtgggatggagtttgggtacttaattgttacccagaaatgatttgatattgagttTAAAAcgactgcattggaccttttaatGGTATATTCCATCCTGTAGTGCACAGAATTCTGAATGTTCCAGGTTCCCAAGCATCATATTTGCCTTTGGAGAGCAAGAATCTGTCATCTTTCAACTAAAATGTTTTCCCCCTTCATTGTTCCCCCTGCAGAAAGAGTGGAGGGAAGACCGACATGGGGAATTCAAAAGGAAAGTGGCCCGTTGTGTAAGAAAGAGCCAAGAGACTGCCTTTGAGTGATTTATTTATCAAGCGGCTTCTTGCTTCACTTTTTCAGGGTAAGTGTAGTGGACCTTTGCCCCTTGGATCTTTTACAAACCAAATGTTGTGATTTTGAGGAGGTCCCAATGCTATTATATGGCATCGCTGAGTAACTTATTATACTGTTCACACTTCAAATTAAATATGTAGATGGTTCATTCAAACCTGTTGAAGTCTCTGAAAGACTGCCGGAAGTTTATTACAGTATATCCAATATGTGCTAAGTTGCCTGTTCTTGTCTAACACAGGTCTCCAATTGAGAAACAACATAGCAATGTTTTCCTGCACTCTACCACCCTATTGCATGGCTGGTCTTCATtgactgtcagaaaccgtctggCAACAATAGGCTGCAATAGAACATAACAGCTGTTACCAGATCCTGACTGAAAACCGCCAAGCAAGTGCCAactcaaaaacaacaacaaagcaaaAGATGAATAAGTCTATCTTTTTTAAGTCTATGAACTGCTTTTCAGGAAGATATTGTAAAGACCTGTATATAGCACAGACATAAAACTGGATAATATATCAATTGTCCCTATCCCATCCAGCAAGACACTTAGTACCAAATAAATAGCGTTTCTGTAGGTAGAATCTGAATCCTATAGATTCGTATGTTTTTATTCCCCTTCCCCCTTCTTCAACATCTGCTCTAGTGTGCATGAGTTCAGTTCTGTTACAGGTTGCTTTGACGGACAGGAGGCCTTGTAGGGAGCAGAATGGTAAGAATGCAATGCTATTGTAGAATCCCTCTATTGGAGGAGAGCTGCTTTGGTTCTAGAATGACCGAAATATCAGGCCGAATTTGCATTTATGGCAGATGGACATAAGGGTGCATTACACATGCTGTAGCTTGCGTGTCATGTTGGGTTCATTCACCTCAGCACTTCAGGAAAAGTTGCTGTAAGTCACTATTTAACATATGAATAAGGTTATAAATGCAAGTTTTTATTTTGGATTTTAACACCATGCAGTGCTCCCCCTACCATGATCCAATTTGTCAAGTTCAGGTGTGTTTCTCCGGAGAATGACATAACCATTACAAGTCATGCATGCACAAATTGAAGTCATAGGTAAGTTTTTAATTAGTATTTTTTTCCAAAAGTGCCTCCTATTAAATTGCTTGGCAATTGCCCCCTGTACAAATATGAGAAATTGCTTAACACCCTGTTAGTTTGCACAACGTGTCAGTTATTCTATAACATCAGGACAATGTGTAATTCAAATATTGGTTAAAATTTGGTTTAGCAATAACTTTCCCCTCTGTGTGGTGTACCatcttattaaaaaaaaaatagatattcGGGTGATGTGGAGACCTATTTCTCCTGTATTCACCTTGATAAAGGAGATGAATTGTGTAGTGTCCTAGGTAGGATTTGTTATGCATGCTTTTAACTTTAGGTTTTCTTGCTGGTAGTATTGGGGTTTTGATTTAAAATgtgtgaaagagtgtgtgtgtgccgtgCCCTTTTTTCTTTACTCTCTATTCCCCTGAtcctcgtttttttttttttttttaccctggtTTATTATTTGATTCTGTCTCTGATGGACTATTGCAGTTTACTTGCCTAATGTACAAAGACAAAATACTGATGTATATTTTCTGTGTTATGTAGTGAGTTCTTctaaaataagattttttttccCCAATATTTGCTGGTGTTTTTTCTTTTAATGAAATTCCTATCTGCAGTGTTTTGTCATACAATCAGGCATGATTGATACACACATTATCTTCTTTCCTAGCATGTCATTACCTGGTCCTGACCAAAGCTCCCTGCCTTTTATcatgtggtgtctgacccctaGGTGAAACATATCATGTACTTGTCATGCAACATATTACGCTAGATTTAACAAGTGTTAGTGATAGGATACTGTCATTTGGCACAAAGGTGAGAATATTATATGGGTCAAGTGTATTCTGTGCACAGTAGTGCCCTATATTCAGAAGAAAGCCATGTAACAACATTACACCAAGTGAGGTGTTGGTGTTTTGATTGCCACAGACTTATGCCGCGTTCAAGAATACTCAGAAATTTCTGACTTGGGAACTCATAGAAAAATGTATTCAGTTTCAGAATCAACCAATAGGAAGCTATACGTTAAAAAAAAAGTGTATGTTAATTTTAACTGAGTTTCCGAATTGTCTCGCAATTATCCCTATCCCACATGAACAATTGGCCAGGCAGAGATCTTTGGAGAGCCGATTTGTCTATTTTTGGATGGGTTTCAGGGAGCTGTGCCAAGAACAGGCTCCAGTCTAGACTAGGCAAGGACAAATGTCTCACCCTCTGCAACCAACCACGTATTATTATGAAGATCATTTATAacatgtaccagtcaaaagtttggacatctactcattcaatggaactccttcaagactgttggaaaaagcattcctcctgaagctggttgagagaatgccaagagtgtgcaaagctgtcatcaaggcaaagggtggctactttgaagaatctaaaatctattttgattcctaaaacacttttttggttactacatgattccataagtgttatttcatagttgtcttcacttattctacaatgtagaaaatagtacaaataataatcctggaatgagtaggtgtgtccaagtgTTTGACTTGTACTATAGCTAAACTCCTAATGCGTGTATTTCTGTAACTCTGAACAAGTGGAACTGATCTGAAACAATATTCAGGGTAAAGTATTCATATTTTAGTTTGAGTCTTTAAGAAAAAAATACTGTATCTTTGTCCATCCATTCAATATCAACCCCTCTATGTTGATAACCACTTGTATTCTCACACACAGTCAATGAAGATTAGGCAGCTTCTGTGTATTTCACAATGCATTGCAATCAAACAGTGCTCCAGGCCTAAGCAACA
Coding sequences within it:
- the ube2g1a gene encoding ubiquitin-conjugating enzyme E2 G1a, encoding MTEPQAALLLRRQLAELNKNPVEGFSAGLIDDNDLYRWEVLIIGPPDTCYEGGVFKAHLTFPKDYPLRPPKMKFITDLWHPNVDKNGDVCISILHEPGEDKYGYEKPEERWLPIHTVETIMISVISMLADPNGDSPANVDAAKEWREDRHGEFKRKVARCVRKSQETAFE